A stretch of the Aegilops tauschii subsp. strangulata cultivar AL8/78 chromosome 4, Aet v6.0, whole genome shotgun sequence genome encodes the following:
- the LOC109752814 gene encoding subtilisin-like protease SBT1.6, which translates to MAARRRLLLLLLLVLTPALSQTVLGASGGGQGQARKTYIFRVDHRAKPSVFPTHAHWYSSAAFASAAASAGGPLEPLHVYDTVFHGFSASLSASRAEELRRHPAVLAAFEDRVRQLHTTRSPQFMGLRARLGLWSLADYGSDVIVGVLDTGVWPERRSLSDRNLPPVPARWRGGCDAGPAFLASSCNKKLVGARFFSQGHAAHYGVEAAASNGSVEYMSPRDADGHGTHTATTAAGSVSYAASMEGYASGVAKGVAPKARVAAYKVCWKGAGCLDSDILAGFDRAVADGVDVISVSIGGGNGAVSPFYIDPIAIGSYGAVSRGVFVATSAGNEGPAPMSVTNLAPWIATVGAGTIDRNFPAEIVLGDGRRMSGVSLYSGKPLANNTMLSLYYPGRSGGLSASLCMENSIDPSLVAGKIVICDRGSSPRVAKGMVVKEAGGAAMVLANGEANGEGLVGDAHVLPACSVGENEGDALKAYAANTTNPTATIVFRGTVIGVKPAPLVASFSARGPNGLVPEILKPDFIAPGVNILAAWTGATGPTGLEADARRTEFNILSGTSMACPHASGAAALLRSAHPGWSPAAIRSALMTTAIVTDNRGGAVADEAEPGRAATPFDHGAGHIALGKALDPGLVYDAGDEDYVAFMCSIGYAANAIEVITHKPVACPAATGRKPSGSDLNYPSISVVLYGGNQSKTVIRTATNVGAEASATYKARVEMASGGASVAVKPEKLVFSPSAKKQSFAVTVSAASAPSTAAPVHGHLVWSDGRGHDVRSPIVVTWLQPM; encoded by the coding sequence AtggccgcccgccgccgcctacTCCTGCTACTCCTCCTCGTGCTCACCCCGGCGCTCTCGCAGACTGTGCTCGGCGCTAGCGGCGGCGGACAGGGACAGGCCAGGAAGACGTACATCTTCCGCGTCGACCACCGGGCCAAGCCGTCGGTCTTTCCCACCCACGCGCACTGGTACTCCTCCGCGGCCTTCGCGTCGGCGGCGGCCAGCGCCGGCGGCCCGCTCGAGCCCCTCCACGTCTACGACACCGTCTTCCACGGCTTCTCCGCGTCGCTGTCCGCGTCCCGCGCCGAGGAGCTGCGGCGCCACCCGGCCGTGCTCGCCGCGTTCGAGGACCGGGTCCGCCAGCTGCACACCACCCGCTCGCCCCAGTTCATGGGCCTCCGCGCGCGCCTGGGGCTGTGGTCCCTCGCGGACTACGGCTCCGACGTCATCGTCGGGGTGCTGGACACCGGCGTGTGGCCTGAGCGCCGGAGTCTGTCGGATAGGAACCTCCCGCCCGTCCCCGCCCGGTGGCGCGGCGGCTGCGACGCGGGGCCCGCGTTCCTGGCGTCCTCCTGCAACAAGAAGCTCGTCGGCGCGCGGTTCTTCTCGCAGGGCCACGCCGCTCACtacggcgtcgaggcggcggcgtCCAACGGGTCCGTGGAGTACATGTCGCCGCGCGACGCCGACGGGCACGGGACGCACACGGCCACGACGGCCGCCGGGAGCGTTTCCTACGCGGCGAGCATGGAGGGGTACGCTTCCGGGGTCGCCAAGGGCGTCGCGCCCAAGGCAAGGGTGGCCGCGTACAAGGTGTGCTGGAAGGGTGCCGGCTGCCTCGACTCCGACATCCTGGCTGGCTTCGACCGCGCCGTCGCGGACGGCGTGGATGTCATCTCCGTCTCCATAGGCGGCGGCAACGGCGCGGTGTCGCCGTTCTACATTGACCCAATTGCCATCGGCTCGTACGGCGCCGTTTCGCGGGGCGTGTTCGTGGCCACCTCTGCGGGAAACGAAGGGCCCGCTCCCATGTCAGTGACCAACCTCGCGCCGTGGATCGCCACCGTGGGCGCCGGCACCATCGACCGCAACTTCCCCGCCGAGATCGTGCTCGGGGACGGGAGGCGCATGTCTGGAGTGTCTCTCTACTCCGGCAAGCCCCTGGCCAACAACACAATGCTGTCTTTGTACTACCCCGGGAGGTCAGGTGGGCTGTCAGCTTCGCTGTGCATGGAGAACTCCATCGACCCGTCGCTTGTGGCCGGCAAGATTGTCATCTGCGACCGCGGCAGCAGCCCACGCGTGGCCAAGGGGATGGTCGTCAAGGAAGCTGGTGGCGCGGCGATGGTTCTGGCCAACGGGGAGGCCAACGGCGAAGGTCTAGTAGGGGACGCCCACGTCCTCCCTGCTTGCTCGGTGGGCGAGAACGAGGGCGACGCGCTCAAGGCGTACGCTGCCAACACCACCAACCCGACCGCAACAATTGTGTTCCGGGGCACGGTCATCGGCGTCAAGCCGGCTCCCCTGGTGGCCTCCTTCTCGGCGCGCGGGCCGAACGGACTCGTCCCGGAAATCCTCAAGCCCGACTTCATCGCGCCCGGCGTCAACATCCTCGCGGCGTGGACGGGCGCCACCGGTCCAACCGGCCTGGAGGCCGACGCCCGGCGGACGGAGTTCAACATCCTGTCGGGGACGTCCATGGCGTGCCCGCACGCGAGTGGCGCCGCCGCGCTGCTCCGGTCCGCGCACCCCGGGTGGTCGCCGGCGGCCATCCGCTCGGCGCTGATGACCACGGCCATCGTGACCGACAACCGCGGCGGCGCCGTGGCGGACGAGGCCGAGCCCGGGCGCGCCGCGACGCCGTTCGACCACGGCGCGGGGCACATCGCGCTGGGCAAGGCCCTGGACCCGGGGCTGGTGTACGACGCCGGGGACGAGGACTACGTGGCGTTCATGTGCAGCATCGGGTACGCGGCCAACGCGATCGAGGTGATCACGCACAAGCCCGTGGCGTGCCCCGCCGCGACGGGCAGGAAGCCGTCGGGGTCCGACCTTAACTACCCGTCCATCTCGGTGGTGCTCTACGGCGGCAACCAGTCGAAGACGGTGATCCGCACGGCGACCAACGTCGGCGCGGAGGCGTCCGCGACGTACAAGGCGCGCGTGGAgatggcgagcggcggcgcgtCCGTGGCGGTGAAGCCGGAGAAGCTCGTCTTCTCCCCGTCCGCGAAGAAGCAGAGCTTCGCGGTGACGGTGTCGGCGGCGTCCGCCCCCTCCACCGCGGCGCCCGTGCACGGGCACCTCGTCTGGTCGGACGGCCGCGGGCACGACGTCCGGAGCCCCATCGTGGTGACGTGGCTGCAGCCCATGTGA